gatagtttttttgttttgttttgttctgttttaatgCTGGCTTAGCCACAATTTGAATTGAAGGTGCAAATTAGATCGTTTAATTCTAGCTACATATACATGAGTTCAAAATGCATTATGCTTCCACATTCAGTCAGTTGAATATAACTGTTTACAAATGACTATATCTGAGTTTGTTAGATGAAAATGAATATACAGTAAATACtacaaatactgaaataaatatgtagCACTTAGGATTTTGtgattatttgtttgtttgttcttaatccagacagaataaaatacaattGCAATGCCTGATATGTTTCAATTTTTACAAAATGAGCTCTTACAGCAAGATGACTCCCTCTGAAGTACTTCAGGGACTATTTCTTCCTTAACCATagtttttaaagatgaaaatacattcttttcttcttctacaTTTTTGCATCCTCTCTTATTCATTGCATCGTTCATTTATTAATCTCTTTTTCACTCTAAGTAAGAGAGTCATAGGTCTGTGGTTTTACAGGTCGTACCCCCAGCCACTCGCCGCTTGAATCTGGACTGAAGAATGGATATTGTCTCCCAGTAAACTCAAAGCAGACAAATCCAAGAGGGCTCATTTCCTCAACATTGTAGAATGAAAGCTCAGCGTTTTCCAGATCCAGGAGAACACCCACCACACTGCACTGTTTGCAATCACTTACATCCTCCCCACCAGTTAGTATGTATTTTCCCTGAGAATACTGTAGACTGACTAAATTATTCACTGGGAGAGAATTTTCCGTGTTGTTCATTATCATATCCCTAATTTTCTCACTCACCACTCCCAGCTCCCATTCTGATTGGTTCCCCACCTCCACTTCCCAGTAATGTTCTTTGTCTGAAAAACCTTCGGTAGCTACCACCATCGCCTTGAGGGCTGTCTCTGTCTTGTTTGAGGACTTTACCCTCCTGTTGTCATTACTGATGCAAAGGTTGGGGTGTTTGCATTTCTGATCCAGAGTGATAttaacttgaaaaagaaaaaaattaagcaaaaagtaattatttctgattttcaggaaaataaacaaaaatgtcaaaGGAATATAATACAGAAGACAAATAgtaaaataatcaaataaataagtaaatttaTACACCAGGAATGTACTGTAGTCTTCTAGGACAAAAACTCAATAGGAATAACAATCTGCAGGGGGACATGCCTTTTCTCTGGTTTCGTTGTGACTTAATTAAACCATCTGCACTCATATTGACTCATCAGTTTGCTTTTTGAGTAGAACATAAAGCTGAATCTCTTGAAGCCACACAACATTTAAAAAGGTCTTAAATGGAACGAACAGAAATGATCCATTTCAATTCATGATTTTGAGAACAGTGTAAATGGGAGATGCCTACAAAAGACTGTGTGCCTGTTTCAACAAACAGGATTaatattttccccaaattaTTACATCCTGTGAATTTTTTTGTGGCACGAATGATAGATATTTGTATGTGCGTGGAAGAACATGAGGTTAATGGCAGGTGAGTCTTGGCTTACCTGCGTTGCTACGAGCTTTCCTGaactctgcaagaaaaaaaaaagaaaaataatggttAATTTAAATTACTGTAGTGTTAACATACCTGATTTTGGAGATGTTAcaaagaagcacagaatggttgaggttggaacAGACCACTGGGTCCATCTGTACAACCCCAGTGCTCAAACAGAGAAGGTTGCCCATAccatagactcatagaatcatagaatcagcaaggttggaaaaaacctcttAGACCATCCAGTCCACCATCCACATATCACtaatatttctcactaaaccgtgtccctcagtacaacatctaaatgtttcttgaacacctccagagttgGTGACTCCCTTTcacccctgggcagcccattccagtgcctgccTGCCCTCTCTTCAATAAGTATTTCCTTGCGttcagcctgaatctccccaggcacaacctgaggccattccctctagtcctgaTGCTAGTTACATAGGAGAAGAAGCTTCACTACTTCACCATGACCTCccttcagggagttgtagagtgATAAGATCACCCTTAAGACTCCTATTCTCCAAacaacaatcccagttccgtcagccattcctcataagacttgtgctccagaccactcacagcttcattgcccttctctggacatgctccagggcctcagtgtctttcttgtagtgaggggcccaaaactgaacacagtatttgaggtacagactcaccagtgctgagtacagaaggttgatcacagaatcacagaatcacagggttggaagggacctcaaggatcatgaatctccaaactccctgccacatgcagggccatcatCCTCCctatttaatgctagaccagattgcccagggccccatccaatctggccttgaacacctccagggacagggtatccacaacctctctggacagcctgttccagtacctcaccactctctctgtaaagaatttccctgCTACcttcacttccctgctcctgctggaaaagctgtttctgagacaagccaggatgccaccggtcttcttggccatctgAACACAtggctggctcatgttcaaccaAGTGTTgatcaatacccccaggtccatttcctctacacaaccttccaaccattcctgCCCCAAtcctgtagcgttgcctggggttgttgtggccaaagtgcaggacctggcactcAGTCTTGTTGAACTTGTTGAATCTTGTTGAATCCCTTTcgcctcagcccagcaatcagcctgtccagatccctctgggTCTCTATAGGGCTTTCCTATCCCCAGGCAGATCAAAACatccagccaacttggtgtcatctgcaagcttactgaaggtgcactcagcaccctcatccaggtcatcagtaaagatactgagtaggacaggccccagtactgacccctggggaagACCACTTGTGATTGGTCACCAGgtggatttaactccattcaccaccactctctgcGCCTGGCCTTCCAAACCAGCTCTTCACCCAGCAAAGAATCTATTTTTCCAAGCCATGTGCTGCAGCTTCTCctggagaatactgtgggataCAGATGACTTTTGAACATCTACAAGGAGGGAGACTTCATGACTTTTCTGgataacctgttccagtgctccattttgatttaaatattttgataattgaaaatgtgacaaaattcattttctattttcaacTCACTCAGTTCATTCCGgatgttttctgaaaaacagagaaagttaTGTTATAGCTATGTTTGGCAATGTTCTCCTGTAGAATCTCAGATAATATGAGTATTTCCAATACTACATTATTTAAGTGTGACTTGGCCTAGGACTCAGGAAAGGATGCTAGTGTAACTTCAGAGTAGAGGTTATCTAAATCCAAGATAGTCACCTGGGCTATctgtagagtcatagaatcatagaactgtttgtgttggaagggacccttaaagttcatctagtctaactctcctgcagtgaacagggacatctacacctagatcaggttgttcagagcctGGTCCAACCTAACCTTGATTGTCTCCAAGGACAAGGCATCCAcctcctctctgggcaacctgtacaGTACCTCACCtcccttattgtaaaaaatttttccttatatccaatatAAATATCctttattttgaaacagtttccccttgttctgtcaaaCAGGCAGGactcagtactccaggtgaggtctcacagtacagagcagaagggcaggatcaccCTCTCTCACTCTGCTGGTcatgctgcttttgatgcagcccaggatacagttggatttctgggctgcaagagcacactgctggctcacatccagctgccatccaccacTACCCCCAGGTTTTTTTtgacagggctgtgctccatccttacatccccagcttgtattgattGTGGAAGTTCCCTCAACCCagatgcaagaccttgcacttggcttgGCCCATCGTGAGGAGGAAGAGATGGGTACATCAGAAAATCTATTCTCTGCTGTTTCAACCACCTCACTCTTGAATGCTTTCATCTCTCAGTATGGAAGCCAAGAATATTGTCTTAGCCGTAATGTCCCACTTGTAAGGATTTACAGGGACTGTGGATATGCTTCACACTACACTAAACATAAATTTTACGTAGCCAAGAGTCAAACTGCATATAAATGTGTGTCTCTCTCTATAAATATTATTCCTCTTTTTAAATACGTCAGTTAGTTAGTAGAAAGAGACATTTTTTCtcagttacagaaaaaaaaaatgaaaaaattgaaCCTTTGATGGACTCCTTAAATGATACTCCCGTACTATGGAAATAGACATTCCAGAAACCAAgattgtgttggtttttttaggGACAACTAAGCCTCAAAGTgtgaaagagagagggaagtgCTGTGATGGACCTCCAGTCTTTTAAAGTTCCCAAAATGTTTCACTAGTCAATTCTAAAATAGTATTTGTGATCAAACAaaacttaaattatttttaaggacTTTTCAAAGTTAACATTATCCTTACCAATTCTTTTCTCTGCATCCTCATTttctacaaagaaagaaaattaaaagccCATGAAAAGTTAGGAAGAATATAGCAGGTGAATTATGCTGTgctcatagaattatagaacatTAGAATTATAGAAAACTTTAAGTTTGGGTCTAATCTGTCCGTATGTGTAGAACATCTAAATAGATATAGTTACATACAGATAGCTGCAGTTAGTTAGATAGATGCTCTTTTATATAAAGACACGTAGGTATATGTATACACCTATAGATAAAAAGAGGTTTGATGTTCACATGTACATGTATACCACAaaattcaaattatattttGGTTGGATGAGGGAAGTTAATCTTTGCAAGTTATAAATTCTAAGAGTGTTTTCCAATTCTGTTACTCAAAATTGCATGAAACATCACTATTTTATTAGAATAATgagataaatatattaaaaagtagaaaagtaggggaaaaaaagttaatttacCATTTTGAAATCTCCTCTTTTGCTCTTCTGAAGGgtaaagaaacaaagcaaaaataacag
This genomic window from Meleagris gallopavo isolate NT-WF06-2002-E0010 breed Aviagen turkey brand Nicholas breeding stock unplaced genomic scaffold, Turkey_5.1 ChrUn_random_7182001874166, whole genome shotgun sequence contains:
- the LOC104916173 gene encoding butyrophilin subfamily 2 member A1-like; protein product: MELTAAIFILVLASRHQPTEGVGHDPLLVVDDYEDGGIRLKCLSERLFSEAQLLWTDSRGENITGTPLSADTSTASVSSSIILKAGSGNSASCKIIDKQLKTSTESSVAIADAFFPSTSPWLAAFVVILLLSIFLVLAAFYKIRNNNKEITRAQKAREQIQQDIHELKHKLEEQKRRFQNENEDAEKRIENIRNELKFRKARSNAVNITLDQKCKHPNLCISNDNRRVKSSNKTETALKAMVVATEGFSDKEHYWEVEVGNQSEWELGVVSEKIRDMIMNNTENSLPVNNLVSLQYSQGKYILTGGEDVSDCKQCSVVGVLLDLENAELSFYNVEEMSPLGFVCFEFTGRQYPFFSPDSSGEWLGVRPVKPQTYDSLT